From the genome of Bacteroidota bacterium:
TTATAAAAAATTACTGTATTGAACTGAAACGCATCGACTGCTCGGGAGTGGTCATTGCCGAACCTGCGGCCGGGCTTCTGTCAGACTAAGCTTGCCAGTATTTCTCTTCCCAATACGTAAAGCAGATTGTGGCGCTGATGAGGTACAATGTGAAAGGTGTCCTTTTTGCATTAACAGTTTTTGGGTAACGAAACTGGCAGTTCCTGTAAAAAAAAACTATAGTCCTAGCCAATAAATAAAACAATATTGCCACCGACGACTCGGCTTGCGGATTTACCGACACGGCCATGGTACTGGCTGAAAAGAAATACATTTCATGGGTATTTGCAGCTTTGCTGTATGTCAATTTCAGTGGTTCGTTCTATTGTGGTCATGGAAGAAGGTACCATTGGCCCGGATAAAGAGTAATGCAGGTCTTAATATATTATTCCCCATAAGTGGAATTTATGTCTTCTTCTTCCGCTCTTCTATTCTTGCCATGGTCATCCTTTCCCTTAAGCCACCTTCTTTAATAAATTCTGCTTCCAACTGTTTGATCTGCTGATTTAGCAGATAGGATAATTGGTGCCAGAGCGACAATGTCCCGCCTGTCGTACGATTTCCACACCACAGATTGGACTATGTAAACTATTCGAAGCCTTATTTATTGGGTGGTGATTATTGTTTGCATAATCCACCTATTCCAATTGTAAAATAAATCATTCTTCCAGCATAATAATCTCCATATTTAGGCTTTCCAATCAGAGAATTTAAGCCAGCGCTTAATCTAACACTGGTATAATTATCATCATAATTGAAAGAATAATTGTTTTAAAAAAGCTTTAGTGATTTAATATCAATGTAACAACCAATCTTATAGTAAGGAAGAAAAGGTTCGTTCGCTGAATTATCTGACGACCCTAAGAATGTGGATGATAACAAATCCGCGCCAATACCTGCTAATGGGACAAATTTAAATACATTAGAATTTATCAATGTATATCCCCAATTACCTCCCAAAGTAAAATGTAGAGCCCTCTTATTCTTTGACCATTCTAAATTATTTGGAAAATCCATTGTCTTTTTTACTTTCCCAAAGCCAATATAATCATCGATTTGTATCACCATTTTTTGTCTAAGAATATCAACATTAATTCCCGGAAAACAGGATTAGTAATATAATTCGAAGCATTGCCATCCAATATCCATAGCCAAAAAAAATATTGCAACCTAACGCTTTATATTTTTCAGGTAAATTTTCATGATAGGTATATGCCTTTAAAGAATCTTTGTCACTTATTGGTTTATCAAAGGCTTTAATTTGATTGTTTGTTAATAAAAGAAGCCATACTGTCAAGTATTTTATGATTTTATTCATAGTTTAATTCGTATCTTTTTCAAATTACACACTAACAAACCAGTAACGCCAATATTCTCGATATTTTCTATTAAAACAGATTTTAAATTCTTTCTTCCCCTAAGAAACCATTTGCCAATAACTAATACAAATTTTATAACAGATATTTTTAGAAAATCAGGGAATTATCAATTTGAACATATTAATTTTTCGAACTGCTGTTACCCTCCGGATTCATCATGCTGGGTTTTCCGGCAAGTTGTGCGGCAGCATCTACATTGAAAGCTCCCTGTGTTACGATTTCCTCTCCATCCTTTAATCCTTTTGTTACAACATAGCTGTTCCCGAGCATAGGCCCCAGTTCTATTTCGCGTAACCTGAACACAGGTTCTTTTGAACCCGCCTGTTTTACGTATACAATAGAACGCTTACCCGTCCACAATACAGCTGTTCGGGGTATTACAAGACCATTCCTGTACTTATTAAGACTG
Proteins encoded in this window:
- a CDS encoding four helix bundle suffix domain-containing protein; amino-acid sequence: MSLWHQLSYLLNQQIKQLEAEFIKEGGLRERMTMARIEERKKKT